One window from the genome of Gemmatimonadaceae bacterium encodes:
- a CDS encoding DUF305 domain-containing protein has translation MLPGLFACTTSKAADKPVVQQSMADMAAPVTIPAGAVFTAADVHFMQGMIAHHAQAIYMSRMAKAHGANPRVLKFATKIDQSQIAEIRLMQDWLVRNGQSAPDTSSWRHMQMPGMLSAQQLKDLDAAKGVDFDREFLTLMIQHHEGALKMVSDLFATPLAGQDVDVSVFANDVQTVQTAEIGTMHAMLDEMSSN, from the coding sequence GTGCTCCCGGGCCTCTTCGCGTGCACGACGAGCAAAGCAGCCGACAAGCCGGTCGTGCAGCAGTCGATGGCCGACATGGCCGCGCCGGTGACGATTCCCGCCGGCGCGGTGTTCACCGCGGCCGACGTGCATTTCATGCAGGGCATGATCGCGCACCACGCGCAGGCGATCTACATGTCGCGCATGGCGAAGGCGCACGGCGCCAACCCGCGCGTGCTCAAATTCGCGACCAAGATCGACCAGTCGCAGATCGCCGAGATCCGGCTGATGCAGGATTGGTTGGTGCGCAACGGCCAGTCCGCTCCCGACACGTCGTCGTGGCGCCACATGCAGATGCCGGGCATGCTCTCCGCGCAGCAGCTCAAGGATCTCGACGCGGCGAAGGGCGTCGACTTCGACCGCGAGTTTCTCACGCTCATGATCCAGCACCACGAGGGCGCGCTCAAGATGGTGTCGGATCTCTTCGCGACACCGCTCGCCGGCCAGGATGTGGACGTTTCAGTGTTTGCGAATGACGTCCAGACGGTGCAGACCGCCGAGATAGGAACGATGCACGCCATGCTCGACGAAATGTCGAGCAACTGA